atatatatatattttaaaataagcaaagcATGCTCACTTGTCACATTAGGTACACCTTTAGTGCCTTTAGCACTGCCTTTATTTTGTTCTATAATAACAATATAGTATACCTTTTCTCACTAATTTTGATTGATCAGTTTGAACTAAATGCATTACGCTGCTGTAATGTGATTGGGTGATTCTCAACTGAGCAGGTGTACCTGATAAAGTTGCTGGAGAGTGTATTTGCTGTGAAGTATTCTTACAattcaaagaaaacagcaatgaccagaaaataatataaaattggacaagatttttttatgtcaacatCCATAATTCCACTGTCTAtaaattgatttgaattttcattttacttctcctattaattttagatttattgcagtttttaataACTCTAATAtaaattctctaaattaaatGCAGATTTATGTTCAAACTAAAATTATACCTTTTTAtattagtgttatttttttatttatcttacaACTACTTTGAATAACTGTTTCCATTGTCCTTAACATTCATAAAAGGTAgtcttttttatctcattgttttatctgttttaaacGACTTTGTTCTGTCCgtttggtgtttggaaagtGCTCAGataaacaaagacatacaaatAAGCCCACTTATCTCATTTTTGTGCATATTTCTAATATaacctaaaatgtattttaaattcttcttaATGACGACTTCTGTGTCGAATTAAGTTAGTTGTTAATTAAATTGTTAATCTAATTGTTACCAATGTTTGTTGTACAAagcattttgattaaatatttttcatgaacTTACCCATAATCAACTTTCATGTGCTGCCCGTTAAAAAAGAAGACAGTGGATGGAATATAGCTGATGTCAAAATATCTGGTGTAAATTGGAGCCTTGTCTACATCAACGATATAGATGGATGCCATGTTACTCAAATCGTGTGCGGTTTTTGACAGCTGCAACAACACAAAAGGTGAGAAATTATGAACAAACAGCTTTTTCTGATGAGATGTTTGTTGTTAAAGTCACTTACTATCTCGTCAAGCTGGAGACAAACCGAGTCATCATCTCTCCCGAACCTCAGAACTAAAACTTTCTCTGCAACGCCTTTGATAACTTCATCGATGTCTTTTTTGGTTGTTAATTTTGGTAAAAAGAAGCTCATTTTCAGACGCTAACACGCTAGCTTCACTGCTGTCGGCAAAATCAGGAAATTGCGTCACTTTGTTGTTGTGAAACCCGGTTAAGTTACCCGCAAGAAacgtaaaaaataatttaaatatctgtaaGAATTATGTTAAACagggttttagtttttaaaaagtgttataAATTGGGGTTCTTTTCACAAGGCAAGACCttactttaataaatatatgattttattctctccTTTAACTAAAACGTTTCTCACGTTTTAGTACGGCACAATATGACGTGGCACCGTGTAATAACGTGACCTTCTACCAAATGTTCTGGCAGGAAGTCTAAAAACACATGTGCGGACGAGGATTTTTCATTCCATGAGGTATAACAGAATGAAGATGCTTTTAGTGATCGTTTGATGAAAAACGAGCGGTAAATAATATCGCTAATATTTATTGGCTCGGGTGTCTCGTGCAAAGAAAGCTAATTTTTGACGGTCCTGCTGAGGGAGTGAACTGTTTTTGTTACAATGCTGCGACACTTCTCAGCCACATGCTGTAATTTGCTATTGAAAAGGACATTTTTGACATCCACGATCAAACCAGTCTTTGGTACCAGACCTTACAGAGAGTCCATCCTCGTCAGTCACTTCTGTACAGGTAACACTGTGAAGAAGGATGGCCTCGACATTAAAGAAGATCTATCTGAGGAAAAAGAAGCGCTAGATCTTGACAAATGGAAGTCTGTAATGAGATCACAAGCTGCATTCCAGGAGCAAAAACTTTCTCGTGAAGTGGAAACAAccgaggatgatgatgatgatgatgatgatctgGAAAGTGAAGGTGATGATGTGAAGGACAGCTCCTCATTGGAGGCAACTCGTGAGCTGGTTTCCATGTGGCGTCAAGCTGGAAAATTTGTACCTCAGGAAATGACCGAGGAGGACTTACAGACGCTGGCAGGCCTCACCACCAAGTCCTCCCGTAAAAAGTACCTGAAGTACCTGGCTATCAAGGAGGGTCACAAACAGGCCCgcaaggagaagcagcagaagaaaaaggcTGACAAAGAGGCTTCAATGAAGCAGAGGAAGGAGTTGGAAaacagtgaagaagaagaaggcgaTCAAGATGGACACAAACCgaaaaacacaatgtttctCCAGTTCTGGGATCGCAGCCTGGACAAACTGTTGGGCTGGAGAACCGCTCAGGCAATGCGGTTTGGTCAACCAATTGTTTTTGACTTGAGCTATGCATCCAACATGTCCAGGCGGGAGATAGAGAACACAGTGTCTCAGCTGATGGAGGTGGAAGGGTGGAACCGGCGTGCAACAGACCCCTTTCACCTTCACTTTTGCAACTTGCAGCCAGACGGCCTCTACAAGAAGGAGCTAGTGAAGCGATACGGCACAGAGACCTGGGACCGCCTGCTCATCACCAGCACTGAGCAACATTACATTGATATGTTCCCCAGGGAACAGCTCATTTACCTCACTGCAGACTCCCCCAACGTCCTGCGCAGCTTTGATCACTCCAAGGTGTACATCATCGGAGCCATGGTGGACAAGTCCATCCAGCCCGGATTGTCACTAGCCAACGCCAAGCGCCTGAAACTAGCAACAGCTCGCTTACCCCTTGATGAGTTTCTTCATTGGGAATTGGGAGCCAAAAATTTGACTCTGGACCAGATGATTCGCATCATGCTGACAATCAAAGATACGGGGAAATGGGAAGAAGCCTTAGAGTTTGTGCCGAAGCGGAAACACGATGGCTTCTATCAACGGCAGACACAGACAGAGGTTTCAAATGGCAGACCCAGAATTGGGCAAAAACATGCACTGAGAAAGAGTGGTGATGTGTTCGTGAGACCTGAGGCAAAAGACACCGGGCCAACATTTAAGAACCAGACGGTTTACAAATCCAATCATGACAGAATGACTGGACAAAACGGCACCAGAAGAAGTTCTCCAGCTGCAACTAAAGTCCGTACATCGTTCAAAAGCCAAATGGAAGCAAGAAAAACAGGAGACAAGGCCAGGATGTGGTGGCAAGAGTGACAGGAAATAATTACTGTTAATATGGACATGTGCTAGAAAGTATCAACATAAGAAGTGGTGCGGAAACTGTTCTAATATCCACTTTGTTTTCACACTGGGTGAAAACAAAGATTAGGGTTTTTAAAAGGTAGAAACTTCTTTGGTCTTTATTTTAGTCTGACAGAAAACAAGAtgcttaaataatattttgacagttttacagtaaataaaattataccCATTACTGTAAAGTTTTCTATACAGCTTAATATTATAGAGCCTGTCGGTTTTGTTCTTCAATATTGCACCATGTAAGTAAATTCATAGTGTATtctaagcaaaaaataaaaagataaaaatagaatCTGAAACCTGTAAAATTCAagcaagttttttaaaaacaaaaacaaaactgcacaaTACTGATCACAGTACCATCTATTCACTTTCACTAATGCTTTTACAGCATCTGAAAGAAAGAACCATCATAAATGAAAAAGATCCTCCTGAATTAAAAGAGGCACCTATACTTCTTTAATGTCTGACTTCCTGTCATCTGTGTTCCCATCTAATGACTCCCTGCAGTATGAAAGTAGAAactggtgaaataaaaacattatacaCATCAGTTACAACTATTAAACTCGTCCAGTATAACACTGACTGACTCTGACCTCACATCTCAGCGATAAACATGGCTAAAAGATCAGTCTACAATGGAGTTGAAATGCCTTCTTAATTCCAGACTAGCCTgtcttatttgttgttttccaagAGCTTAATAAGTTAAGCAACAAGTTTAAAACCGTTAAACTGAAACGACAGCAAATAAACAGTCATGGTTTCTGCTACAGCTCCAGTCtgccatcttttattttttttaaatacaaaaaaaaagaacaaaaactagTACTCCTTGTGTCAAATGAGGATGACCTATAGAACTATGATGTCCCCAGTGCAGCGTTCGCAGCAGTTGAAGGTTATGTTCTCGTAGCGGGTGTAAGGGTGAAACCTGCCGATGCTCTTCTTGCTGCTCAGAAAGTTTGGGGAGGTGGAGTCACTGAGTGAAGGTTCTGCCTTGTTTTCTGAACAAGAGATTGGATTCAAAACCTTCAACACCTAGAGCAAGAAAatagaataaagtaaaaacattgttcAGTTGTTAAGATTCTAAAACTAGCAAAACACATgaggcaaagaaaaacaaaggtaacattttacataaacttGACACCTTCTCAGCCATCTTCTCTGCTGGTGTGCTGCAGAGATGTTCGGCTGGTGCACTACTGCCCTTCGACACGGTGCTGTTAGCGTTGTTTTTACCCAACAGATGAGAGTTAATGGCATCTGCTAGCTTGTGATTGGCTGCAGCCAGCTCTCCGACGCTGAGAGGCTGAGCACTGGGATAATAAGTCTGCTGTCTGCCCCACTGCAAAGACACCAGGAGCTGCTCCAGGGACCTGGCAACGCAAACAGGACACAAAGACAATGTAATAGCTCCGCAATCATTTCCAACATCTCTAATACAATAACTCTAAATCCCTTTTGTTCTAACTGACTGGCCATGAATTGTATGTTTGTTGAGTAAAACACTTCTAAAAGGCACCAATAGAACAAGAAGCATGGCAGAATGAATCAGTTATTCATAAAGCAGTAATAGATGTAGTCAAAGAGCTGAACAAAATTATTACAGGAGCATGAAAAGCATTAAAGACATGAAACTAACATGCATATGAAAAGAAACATAAGAATAAGTTTTAATTTCAAGAATGAAGCTAGCGGGAAACTTAATTTTAGATATGCTGGCATCTGACTGCTCACAATGAATATTACACAGGAGTTGTTTTAAGAGCTTAATATCCAAGCTGAAGCACTTGTACAAGCTTCTCTGATGCTTTTTCTAATCTAGTAAccaacacattaaaaacacataaagagtccatacatgaacatttttgtctaGTTCAATCAGTAGCACAACAGAATTACAAAACACCAGACACTGAACCTTGGGGAGCCTCAACAGGTAAAGAAAATAAGTTCTACAGAAAAGTAGTCACTAGTTTTTATATAACAAGACAACCTAATGGGAGGAAACCCAGTGTTAGCACAATTAGGGCAGGTTTTGGAGTGTTGGATGCTTTTGTTAAATGTACTAATTAGCATTTAGGACTAACCCACTTTTACAGAACCCGAGTGCTTCTTACACTCAACTTGGACATTTGAAAGGAGTCAGTAATTGTTGATCAGTGTGGTGTTACCTGTGACTGAGCACCATGTCCCTGGAAAACTCATCTCGCTCCAACAGCAGGTCCTGAATCGCTCCTTGGGCCTCTCTGATCTGCCTCTGCAGAGCGGCTCTGGCGTTTGTCAGTTCCTCTGCCATGACTCTGTAGtaacaacattattttttaaaacatatcaaCATGATGGTTATGTCACTGCCTTCGAAAGTAAGAAGACAATCTTAAACTTGTCaaccatttaaaatgaagacaaaattaAGTGGAGCATTTCCCACCTGCTGGCGAGGAACTTGCTCCTCCAGACGTCACACTGGATACTCATACGTTCCAGCTGCTCCGCGGTGTGTGAAAGGCTTCGGCCTAAAGCCTCGTTCTCCAGAATGAGCTGGTTTTTCTCTCGTGCAAGACGCTCAAACTGGTACTCAAGGTCATCACCTACCGAGGCTACCAACAGCTTCTTCAGTTCGCGGTTTACCTGCCACACAGTTTAGaaacaagattaaaataaatgtaaagtagTTTTATGCTCAAACTCTACATAAACACTGACATACTTAagatacaataaataaaaggaatcaACACTACAGATAACTATAATGTAACATAATTACTCTCAGAAGATTGTTTGTACACTGAAATCTGTCTGATTTTCATTTCACTAAGCCCTTACCTCTGTCTGCACATGGAGTTGATTCGAAAGGCCCTCTTTGTCTTGCAGGAGCCGGCGTTCAGAGTTCTGCAGCTTCTCTAGCTGTCCTCTCCAGTCCTCCACAAGTGGAGGAGAGCCCTGCTCCTCGGCCTGCTGTCCTGCCTCGCCTTTCCCTTCAGTGGGTCCCGCCCGGGCACTCCGGATGATAGCAGCTCTGGGCACAATGATCCTCACGGCTTCCACTTCTGTACACGCCTCTCTATTCACTTTGCCTAGGTGAAGCACGCCGAGAGGCTGTGGGGTAGCGTGGGCTGTGACATGTGGCGATTTTGGGCTGTGCTTTGGGCATGCCACTTTAAGGAGAGGCGCTTCAGATAAAAACGGTGGCGAGGCGTCAGTGATGACCTCCAGTGTGGCAGGTGGTTTTTCGGTTTCCATGCCATCGCCGGGTCCTCGAATAGGCACAGTGGCAGAACCTAGaagtatacaaataaaaaagcaagagcagttatttttaaacacttctgCCTAAAAATTAACTATGTTTATTGAAGTGTCCAATGCAGTGTGTAACATATACTGTCTTAATGCCTTTTCTGATTAAGCTGGGGTATAGGGTCTGTAAACCATCACAAGTTATTCTGATTACTATTATTTTACTACTATTTTCTACtacatgttcttgttttcttctcaaGAAAGAAATCCATTTTAAgatcaattttaaaacatatgttGCAATCCTATTATTATACATCAACATCATTTCCAAACAATATTGTGTGAAGCAGATATATTCAGCTAAATTTACTTATAGTGCACCAATTTCCAACGTACGTCAGTCTACGTAACAGGACAAACAGTGGGACTTTATACCACTCAAGGCAACACAAAGGGTCCTCGTTACTGTTAAAcattgaataaacattaattgaTGGACCTCAGCACAGTTTTCAGGAACCTGTTCATAGTCTAgctttaaaaatcacagaataTTTGATATTTGCTGTATGGATGAtgccgttttattttttttaaaaaaaggataaacGAACATACTACGTACCTCTTACAACTGCTGCAGCAGCCATGGCGGCGGAGGAGACGCAACTTTAGCTTAAACCCGGTGATTCTGTTGTATTTCACAGGAAATATAGCAgttatttgaaaacaattacagcactttttgtttatgaataaaatacgTTGCTCATAGTTCACCTTTTATCAGCTGGGTAGTGATAAGGTTACATGATAAGGGAAGCTAGTTGTTGAGCTAGGTGTTAGCAAAAGTAAGAACTTTATCAGCACTACCTGCAGCAGTCAGCTCTTCTTTACAAAGATAGtttatcagaaatatttacTGCGACTTAAATCCGAAGccttaaaatggaaatattatgTACTAACATaccaggtaaaaataaatttgagccCCTCCTCGGTTCTCGGTTCTCCAGTTCtctcagctgtttgttttgccACCCGGACACGGTTGGCCTTTCGTGAACGCACGTAGAGTTCCCCGAGCTTGGACTTCCAGGCAAAACGTCCTGTCAAAACAATAGTTTAATCTCAATAAAACTGGATTAACGGAAGTTTTTCTtgataaaaccagaaaactaaaaattgtgacattttgtaattttttacgACGATCACAAATAgctttatttgctaaataagGCAGCGCAGTATCAGAtaacttgacaaaatatttCGCGTTTCTGAATAGCGGAACCTTCCTGTCTTGTCGAAGTTGCATTACGGAGTTAAGAAGTGCTGCAAAAATCATTTTGGTTCCTTTTGTCCACTGTTAAAATTGACTGAAGTCCTGGTAAGTCCACCATTGTGCACTTTACTTTTATAGGGTGTGTGCTTTGAGTTATTATCATGGGAGTGCATGGACTTTGGAGACTCCTGGAGAGTACAGGAAAACCCATCAACCCCGAGACCCTGGAAGGAAAGATTCTTGCTGTTGGTATCCTTACCTTTAATTTGATCTGTTTATGCTTCCTAGTTTTTGAGACGTTTTTTCCTTAATCTGTGAAACGCATTAATTGATTCCGACTAATGTTGCGTCATAAGACGACCTTAACCAGCGCTCCTCAGACATCAGTATATGGCTGAACCAGGCAGTGAAGGGGGTGAGGGACCGTGAAGGCAACAGTGTCCAGAACGCCCACCTCCTCACTCTGTTCAACCGCATCTGTAAGCTGCTCTTTTTTCGCATTAGACCGGTGTTTGTGTTCGATGGGGATGCTCCTATGCTGAAGAAGCAGACCCTGGTGAGACCAGCTCAGATTACAACTGTTAAAGGTGTAATAAATACCGCCACTGAACTTTCCGTTTACAAACACTCTTCTCTTGCAGGCTCTgaggaggcagaggaaagaGGAGCTGACCACTCAGTCCAAACAGACCAATGAGAAACTTCTGAAGACCTTTCTGAAGAGACAAGCTATTAAAGCTGCACTTGGAGATCATAGGTGAGCAGTAGGAGGAGGCAGAGTGATGGGGAGGTGATAAAAATcaacagtttttcattttgtacatACTCTATATGCTATATTCTTTACATCTtaacatttttgtctgaaatattcCACAGTAAGGATCCTCTACCAAGCCTCTCCAGTGTGAAAAGAAATGAAGTGGACGACATGTATGTCCTACCTGCCCTTCCACCCacagaggaaaaggaaagaagcagGTCAAGAAGTGTTATTGCTGTctagttaaattatttattacacCCTGAACATTTGCTTATTTAATCCTGGTAGGTTGTAAGGTAAAAAAATAGGGTAGGCAAGAATAAGCTTTGCTTCGGCCTATTCCTTTTTTGGTAAACTGTGGGTTTGTCtattgttgttcttttctttttttcttttgttgtttcttgtgtttaatgtggacaatttaaccaaaataaagtgagtgagtgattgattgattgattgattgattgcttaTTTTATGAGTAATCTATTGGGGTTTGATGTggtcaacaaacactttttgaaTTGTTGTGTAGTGTTAGAAAAAACGTAATCTTAAGAGTAGCCACTTTACTCTGAAACCCTTAAATAAAGTGTAGAGGAACCAGCTGCTTAAGTAGTCATCTAATTAGCATTTCTCATCTGGTATGTAAAAACAGGACTGtcataaatgtttactttggttTAGATAGTAATATGTAGTCATGAcagatgaatacatttttttttctccttgcagCTCAGAAGAGGACGAGGAGGGGAAAGACAGTGACGAAATGGTTGAAACATACCAGGTAAAAATAAAGgcatcaataaacatttttaaaaaattagattttaatctCAAGGTACTTTGCTACAGAAATAAGTTCAGTAAACTTCAAATGATTCCAATTTATTTCAGTCTATACAGCAGCCATGACATACAGATTATTCTGATCCAAATTACAATACTTTTACATTACAGTACGTTTAATAAAGAGTTTTCTAGTTTAATTTCTTGGGGTCTTTTTAAGTGAGTGTCTGACTGTTAAACATTATTGTGAGAAGTAGTTCCAAAATGTACTTTGGCtaccttttctttctgttttgtaagTCACCTCCCAATTAaatttagaactttttttttctttgacaactCACCTTCAGAGCCAGATTCCTAATTTTGTTTCAGGAAGAACTGTATGGGGACCCAAACTCGGTGGACATAAACTCAGAGGATTTTACCAACCTGCCTCCTGAGATGAAACACGAGATACTCAAAGAGATGAAAGAATTTTGCAAAAGACGTCGGACCATGTTTAACAAACCTCCTGAGGTACATTTAAGCCTCAAACACACTCCGCTCTCCTCTCTTCTTTCCAGTACtaactcctttttttcttcttctcttctagCGTTCCAGAGACTTTTCGCAGTACCAACTGGCTGGCCTGCTGCAGAGGAACCGGCTGAACCAGCGTCTGGAGGGAGTTGAGAAGGAGATGAGCCAGTGCAGTGCCAGCAGCGCTCCACAACTCGGTCAGCAAGATCAGGACCAGCAGAATCGCAGCGTGGAGTCAAAGCGGCTGGTTTCAGAAGACAACTCACACTATATACTAATAAAAGGTGAGGGAGATGTAGCATTATGTTGATAATTTGCAGTACAgatcaaaagtttggacacaccttctcattgaattcaatcagaaagtgtgtccaaacttttggtctgtactgtatatgcaCAATATCTGTTTCTAGATAGAAGCATATCttcaaattttttatatattatttcacatttaaatgtcttttaaggATCAGGGTCTAAATCTGTAAATTTCCTTGGCTCCATGGCCAGTTTTAGATTTAGTTAGATATAACTGTTGTTCCTTCCCATagaactgaaacaattaatcgtgTTGAATCAATTATGGACATAATCATCAATTAATATAGTAATTGTCCAATTGTTAATTGACatacactaaataaaatattcaatttgctgaaaaaacacaacactctCTGAgtagtaattaagccaaaactgtttaaaaaaatttacattttgccttttatataaaaacatttcattatctgtaaatattttctacccagaactcctcaagtgttAAAGTTTTAGactcacctggttcaaattctgtaaaattctCCTATTTGGTACCTTTTgctgtccaattattaattggttaattgaaaaaaaataatcaacaactCTGTCTACACTGTACTGATGTTGAGTGAAGCAAAAAGGGCATATTCACTTTAATGtcttttaatttctgtaaaaatcaaCTCTTTACTTTCTTCACCTATAGGCTCCAAAAAAAATGAACCAGCCTCACAGAGCCACCCTGCAGCTGCACCCTGGACAAGTTCTAGAAAAAGGAAAGCTGACAAACCCGAGCCTCTCTGGCGACCCatcactgaagaagaagaagacgacgaAGAAGAGGATGTACGACCTACCTGCTCAGACGCCGTCAACCCACCTGTGTCAAAGCCATCACAGCCAGACACATCTCCGCCTTCGCCTCGGACCCTCAAGGCAATCCAGGCTGCTATGAGTGACAGCTCGGATGAAGAGAAGCTGAATCCA
This genomic interval from Gambusia affinis linkage group LG02, SWU_Gaff_1.0, whole genome shotgun sequence contains the following:
- the LOC122822775 gene encoding thioredoxin-like protein 4B yields the protein MSFFLPKLTTKKDIDEVIKGVAEKVLVLRFGRDDDSVCLQLDEILSKTAHDLSNMASIYIVDVDKAPIYTRYFDISYIPSTVFFFNGQHMKVDYGSPDHTKFVGSFKTKQDFIDLIEVIYRGAMRGKMIVQSPIDPQNIPKYDLLYHGI
- the trmt10c gene encoding tRNA methyltransferase 10 homolog C — encoded protein: MLRHFSATCCNLLLKRTFLTSTIKPVFGTRPYRESILVSHFCTGNTVKKDGLDIKEDLSEEKEALDLDKWKSVMRSQAAFQEQKLSREVETTEDDDDDDDDLESEGDDVKDSSSLEATRELVSMWRQAGKFVPQEMTEEDLQTLAGLTTKSSRKKYLKYLAIKEGHKQARKEKQQKKKADKEASMKQRKELENSEEEEGDQDGHKPKNTMFLQFWDRSLDKLLGWRTAQAMRFGQPIVFDLSYASNMSRREIENTVSQLMEVEGWNRRATDPFHLHFCNLQPDGLYKKELVKRYGTETWDRLLITSTEQHYIDMFPREQLIYLTADSPNVLRSFDHSKVYIIGAMVDKSIQPGLSLANAKRLKLATARLPLDEFLHWELGAKNLTLDQMIRIMLTIKDTGKWEEALEFVPKRKHDGFYQRQTQTEVSNGRPRIGQKHALRKSGDVFVRPEAKDTGPTFKNQTVYKSNHDRMTGQNGTRRSSPAATKVRTSFKSQMEARKTGDKARMWWQE
- the blzf1 gene encoding golgin-45, whose protein sequence is MAAAAVVRGSATVPIRGPGDGMETEKPPATLEVITDASPPFLSEAPLLKVACPKHSPKSPHVTAHATPQPLGVLHLGKVNREACTEVEAVRIIVPRAAIIRSARAGPTEGKGEAGQQAEEQGSPPLVEDWRGQLEKLQNSERRLLQDKEGLSNQLHVQTEVNRELKKLLVASVGDDLEYQFERLAREKNQLILENEALGRSLSHTAEQLERMSIQCDVWRSKFLASRVMAEELTNARAALQRQIREAQGAIQDLLLERDEFSRDMVLSHRSLEQLLVSLQWGRQQTYYPSAQPLSVGELAAANHKLADAINSHLLGKNNANSTVSKGSSAPAEHLCSTPAEKMAEKVLKVLNPISCSENKAEPSLSDSTSPNFLSSKKSIGRFHPYTRYENITFNCCERCTGDIIVL